One genomic segment of [Phormidium] sp. ETS-05 includes these proteins:
- a CDS encoding 5-formyltetrahydrofolate cyclo-ligase: MTKTQLRRQLLKSRQSISVTEWQEKSAQLCHHIQSSALFTSSRTILAYFSFRQEPDLSSLFTTNHQWGFPRCVDKSLVWHRWQPGDELEKNAYGILEPRQNAPEIVATEVDLILVPAVACDRLGYRLGYGGGFYDRMLSQPEWGQISTVGIVFELALLPELPNEPWDRRLTWVGTENGLFLAAG; the protein is encoded by the coding sequence ATGACAAAAACACAATTGCGACGTCAGCTCCTCAAATCCCGCCAGTCGATATCAGTAACGGAATGGCAGGAAAAAAGCGCGCAACTGTGCCACCATATCCAATCATCAGCGCTGTTTACCTCCTCGCGAACAATTCTGGCTTATTTCAGTTTTCGGCAAGAACCAGACCTCAGCTCTTTGTTTACTACTAATCATCAGTGGGGATTCCCCAGATGTGTTGATAAATCCCTGGTTTGGCATCGGTGGCAACCGGGAGATGAATTAGAGAAAAACGCTTATGGGATTTTGGAACCCCGCCAGAATGCGCCGGAAATAGTGGCTACAGAAGTAGATTTAATCCTGGTTCCGGCGGTGGCTTGCGATCGGCTCGGCTATCGCTTGGGTTATGGCGGTGGCTTTTATGACCGGATGCTGAGTCAGCCAGAATGGGGGCAGATTTCCACTGTGGGCATAGTTTTTGAATTGGCGCTGTTACCCGAACTGCCAAATGAGCCTTGGGACCGGCGATTAACTTGGGTTGGTACGGAAAATGGGTTATTCCTCGCCGCTGGATGA